A single genomic interval of Leptospira montravelensis harbors:
- a CDS encoding LIC10124 family lipoprotein encodes MRYVYLPVLCFLVGYCSSVTKIETLNRSFTKPKFITPLPGESEPLPSGRDYKERLVNKSTPHFSLLWKQVPEGFSKSDLLLLEEKILFPHNKLGLYKKAPKNPDPKFFESSDLDLLLELTLIKNAERVSVEIQYKDPVLSQIFGKAIFVYQEEKEPVVKSLKSFDVFHGKRQLQPLTGIVPSYFAEVSSPSEDDLRNYFTSSLRGNVSVFSTSPGTTIYLDGVEVGKAPLLSYQLINGKHTLSFAKPGKDQVKRNILIRAGKTTRVFQEWSDDISQGTIVISSFPPGLDIVVDGQKKGKTQYAESGVPYGSYPIQFIRTKNDSNFEYAKAGIKVRPKQITSVALPISLEDGVGWESEEFWNLTSLSPNFSATFPGKLTFAKNKDLPSGWYGVYSEDLIPDYLEAELVLDLVKDLNGAVGLSFTDHNQNAILVYVDKTDFHIIKFSSEEKEAPVRSSYRWDKEDELKGRTVKLSTDIEKKMIRLSLGNKTVEELPWNFETFWNLGVLTPHNAPITGTPLRGVKIRYPDMVKFEERLQK; translated from the coding sequence ATGAGATATGTTTATTTACCGGTCCTTTGTTTTTTAGTCGGTTATTGTTCTTCGGTCACAAAGATCGAAACGCTAAATCGAAGTTTTACAAAACCTAAGTTCATCACACCGCTTCCGGGTGAATCAGAACCCCTTCCTTCGGGTAGAGATTACAAAGAACGACTGGTAAATAAATCCACCCCTCATTTTTCCCTCCTCTGGAAACAAGTTCCAGAGGGGTTTTCTAAATCTGATTTATTATTACTGGAAGAAAAAATTCTTTTCCCACATAACAAACTAGGATTATACAAAAAAGCTCCTAAGAACCCAGACCCGAAATTTTTCGAATCCTCCGACTTAGATTTATTATTAGAATTAACGCTTATAAAAAATGCGGAAAGAGTTTCCGTTGAGATCCAATACAAAGACCCAGTATTATCACAAATATTTGGAAAGGCGATCTTTGTTTACCAAGAGGAAAAAGAACCAGTTGTAAAATCGTTAAAATCCTTTGATGTATTTCATGGCAAAAGACAACTCCAACCTTTAACCGGGATTGTCCCTTCTTATTTCGCAGAAGTTTCTTCTCCTTCTGAAGATGACCTCCGTAATTATTTTACTTCTTCCTTACGTGGAAATGTTTCTGTATTTTCCACTTCACCGGGAACTACCATTTACTTGGATGGGGTGGAAGTAGGCAAAGCACCTTTACTTTCTTACCAACTTATCAATGGCAAACATACGCTTTCCTTTGCTAAACCTGGCAAAGATCAGGTAAAACGAAATATATTAATTCGAGCAGGAAAAACCACAAGAGTGTTCCAGGAATGGAGTGATGATATTTCCCAAGGAACCATTGTCATTTCCAGTTTTCCTCCTGGCCTCGACATCGTAGTGGATGGTCAGAAAAAAGGAAAAACACAATATGCGGAATCGGGTGTACCTTACGGTAGTTATCCGATCCAATTCATTCGCACAAAAAATGATTCTAACTTTGAATATGCTAAAGCGGGAATCAAAGTTAGACCAAAACAAATTACTTCTGTTGCATTGCCTATTTCACTAGAAGACGGAGTGGGTTGGGAATCGGAAGAGTTCTGGAATTTAACATCTCTTTCTCCAAACTTTTCTGCTACTTTTCCAGGCAAATTGACATTTGCAAAAAACAAAGACCTGCCTTCTGGTTGGTATGGAGTGTATTCGGAAGACTTAATCCCTGATTATCTGGAAGCAGAACTTGTATTAGATCTTGTGAAAGATTTGAACGGTGCGGTTGGTTTGTCTTTTACCGATCATAACCAAAATGCCATTTTAGTTTATGTAGACAAAACAGATTTTCATATCATAAAGTTTTCTTCGGAAGAAAAAGAAGCTCCTGTTCGTTCTTCCTATCGTTGGGACAAAGAAGATGAACTTAAAGGACGAACAGTCAAACTTTCCACTGATATAGAAAAGAAAATGATTCGATTGTCTTTAGGAAATAAAACTGTCGAAGAACTTCCTTGGAATTTTGAAACTTTTTGGAATTTAGGAGTTTTGACCCCGCATAACGCTCCCATCACGGGCACACCACTTCGTGGTGT
- a CDS encoding FecR family protein — protein sequence MKRTMINQLSAFGFVAVFAIFLTACQKDSKESVTNVTEKTEQVSNVVVAFVKGDVVVIRENGQVKPNLGDVLTSKDTIVTGQNGSVEILVGEDGVLKLNKNTSLSVSQAFAANDGSRETEVNMQYGKLVTVLRKERKTESFSVVTPTSIAGVRGTIFLTNVENPSAKGGNVACGSGNCVVKYTVLDGAVAVRKANSENEIVVDKQKTAEVGNETKLSEKMIKPMDKQSLTEMKEMLAFENTKMLQFESLANELKTNNEELQKLNLGSSAEELEKAARTREITKSKSDEVITTAKSIEDSKYIKKDVQKDSLKLAPKESFDKTK from the coding sequence ATGAAACGAACAATGATCAATCAGTTGTCGGCATTTGGATTTGTGGCAGTATTTGCTATATTTCTAACGGCTTGCCAAAAAGATTCCAAGGAATCTGTAACAAACGTTACAGAGAAAACAGAACAGGTTAGTAATGTTGTGGTTGCATTTGTTAAAGGTGATGTAGTTGTCATTCGCGAAAATGGACAAGTCAAACCAAACTTAGGTGATGTATTAACTTCCAAAGATACCATAGTCACCGGCCAAAACGGTTCTGTCGAAATCCTTGTGGGTGAAGACGGAGTTCTTAAATTAAACAAAAATACTTCTCTTAGTGTAAGCCAAGCATTTGCTGCAAATGATGGATCACGCGAAACAGAAGTGAATATGCAATACGGAAAACTTGTGACTGTTTTACGCAAAGAAAGAAAAACAGAATCTTTCAGTGTTGTTACACCTACTTCGATTGCGGGTGTTCGTGGAACTATCTTTCTTACGAATGTTGAAAATCCATCAGCAAAAGGTGGAAACGTAGCTTGCGGATCAGGAAATTGTGTAGTTAAATATACTGTTCTTGATGGAGCTGTTGCCGTTCGTAAAGCAAATTCAGAAAACGAAATTGTTGTCGACAAACAGAAAACAGCTGAAGTCGGAAATGAAACCAAACTTTCTGAAAAAATGATCAAACCAATGGACAAACAATCTCTAACAGAGATGAAAGAAATGTTGGCTTTTGAAAATACTAAGATGTTACAGTTTGAGTCTCTTGCGAATGAGCTAAAAACCAATAACGAAGAACTTCAAAAATTGAATCTTGGATCATCTGCGGAAGAATTGGAAAAAGCAGCAAGAACACGTGAGATTACCAAATCAAAATCTGATGAAGTAATTACAACGGCTAAGTCCATTGAAGATTCAAAATACATTAAAAAAGATGTTCAAAAAGATTCCCTAAAATTAGCTCCAAAAGAGAGTTTTGATAAGACGAAATGA
- the rsgA gene encoding ribosome small subunit-dependent GTPase A, whose translation MGKELFTIARIFGAYYEIYSEQTSYARAVLKGKLRLKDSGERHPFVVGDMVMAEKSSGEEWVISERMERKNFLTRKSDRGDSHVLCANLDQVAILASCKDPETKPGFIDRLLAASYQTEIPPLIIFTKKDLVSPEEIEDREVYYKELGYEVMSVSLLSEESIQPLWERIRGKRTFLCGNSGVGKSTLMNHLHKKTVQRTNLVSGSTKKGKHTTTNSFALFLEENTVLIDSPGVKEWGILHLTPVELWESFPELRKIKETCQEIYCCELGSECPMRIHLTESLDETRKKSLESMIESLENPHRITRRDHWTKAVTKRY comes from the coding sequence TTGGGTAAAGAACTATTTACAATTGCTCGTATCTTCGGAGCCTATTACGAAATTTATTCGGAACAAACTTCCTATGCCCGCGCCGTACTAAAGGGCAAACTTAGGTTAAAGGATTCTGGGGAACGCCATCCCTTTGTTGTGGGGGATATGGTTATGGCCGAAAAATCTTCGGGAGAAGAGTGGGTCATTTCCGAACGAATGGAAAGGAAAAATTTTTTAACAAGAAAAAGTGACCGTGGCGACAGTCATGTGTTATGCGCCAACCTTGACCAAGTGGCTATTCTTGCCTCTTGTAAAGATCCGGAAACAAAACCTGGGTTTATTGACAGGTTACTTGCTGCCTCGTATCAAACAGAAATTCCTCCGCTCATTATTTTTACAAAAAAGGATCTGGTATCTCCTGAAGAAATTGAAGATAGGGAAGTTTATTATAAAGAGTTAGGTTATGAAGTGATGAGTGTCTCACTACTTTCGGAAGAATCCATCCAACCTTTATGGGAGAGGATTCGTGGAAAACGAACCTTTCTTTGCGGAAATTCAGGAGTAGGAAAATCAACTCTAATGAACCATCTCCATAAAAAGACAGTACAACGAACGAACCTAGTTAGTGGATCCACCAAAAAAGGAAAACATACTACTACGAATTCCTTTGCCTTGTTTTTGGAAGAAAACACGGTTCTTATCGATTCTCCAGGAGTCAAAGAATGGGGCATCCTACACCTGACACCTGTTGAACTTTGGGAAAGTTTTCCCGAATTACGCAAGATCAAAGAAACTTGTCAGGAAATTTATTGCTGTGAACTGGGTTCTGAATGTCCAATGCGAATCCACCTGACCGAATCCTTGGATGAAACCAGAAAAAAAAGTCTAGAGTCCATGATTGAGAGTTTAGAGAACCCCCACAGGATCACAAGAAGGGATCATTGGACCAAAGCTGTCACAAAAAGGTATTAG
- a CDS encoding ATP-binding protein, producing MQIQVFFRSSIILLSSFSWFVFAYGLGILQVSYLFVFFLIFMGFLTLSLFLFHLPQAKTAVDEKPKKRDELVQNLFALEKFKEELISFNDPDQISQTISQFLASKIPADFVQVYTWDEREGQFRPRPFLESKDQKFSDLPSVPVFNPFLLWLSEREGIHIKENFLQPTSPNQEKIAKQALNFFKETKSELVATLSIKSSLVGFILLGKHKEGKIYDIEEIEIILEILSVSLMSLSNSMIYQQLLNLTETLEAKVRERTKELEETQAHLVQSEKMASLGVMVAGIAHEINTPAAVINGAADNLDANLVYVLSHLGDISQLIQNPDFRSIYLDILFSFVKEDPKAKIDPKDKFKLKKETKFRFVQDGIPENDATDLATFLIDHHLLHMQEELIRIWKAGGKETFEMLKNTLSLQRNIKNIKYAIRNIVRIVKALKYYSHLGQASYSESDLHEGLENTLVIMQNQIKHGVEIERAYGTIPPVRCNIDELNQVWTNLITNAIHAMKTVEHPKLTISSKMIGEDYVLISFEDNGSGIPTEIKDKIWDPFFTTKDQGEGTGLGLGIVKGIIEKHKGRIEVESAPGRTLFMIYLPLVGPGDVPSIPKEIFREIRG from the coding sequence ATGCAAATACAAGTTTTCTTTCGTTCCAGTATCATTCTTCTATCTTCTTTTAGTTGGTTTGTATTTGCGTACGGACTCGGCATTCTACAGGTATCTTACCTTTTTGTATTTTTTCTCATCTTTATGGGTTTTCTTACCTTATCTCTTTTTTTATTCCACCTTCCCCAGGCAAAAACCGCAGTGGATGAAAAACCCAAAAAACGAGATGAACTTGTCCAAAACCTTTTTGCCTTAGAAAAATTCAAAGAAGAGCTGATTTCCTTCAATGATCCAGACCAAATCAGCCAAACCATTAGCCAGTTCCTTGCTTCCAAAATCCCTGCCGATTTTGTCCAAGTTTATACTTGGGATGAAAGAGAAGGACAATTCCGTCCGAGGCCATTTTTAGAATCCAAAGACCAAAAATTTTCCGATTTACCATCCGTTCCGGTTTTTAATCCTTTTTTGCTTTGGTTGTCCGAACGAGAAGGAATCCACATCAAAGAAAACTTTCTCCAACCAACCTCTCCTAACCAAGAAAAAATTGCAAAACAAGCATTAAATTTCTTCAAAGAAACCAAATCAGAGTTAGTTGCGACTCTATCGATCAAATCAAGCCTTGTTGGTTTCATCTTACTTGGAAAACATAAAGAGGGGAAAATTTATGATATAGAAGAAATTGAAATCATCTTAGAAATCCTTTCGGTTTCTCTCATGTCTCTATCCAACTCGATGATTTACCAACAGTTGTTAAACTTAACAGAAACTTTGGAAGCAAAAGTAAGAGAGCGAACCAAAGAATTGGAAGAAACACAAGCTCACTTGGTACAGTCAGAAAAGATGGCCTCTCTTGGGGTGATGGTGGCAGGAATTGCGCACGAAATCAATACACCGGCTGCTGTTATCAATGGTGCAGCGGATAATTTAGATGCCAATTTAGTTTATGTATTATCACATTTAGGGGACATTTCACAACTCATTCAGAATCCTGATTTTCGTTCCATTTACCTAGACATTCTTTTTAGTTTCGTGAAAGAAGACCCAAAAGCAAAAATTGATCCTAAAGACAAATTCAAACTTAAAAAAGAAACCAAGTTTCGATTTGTACAAGATGGGATTCCTGAGAATGATGCCACCGATTTAGCTACCTTTCTCATTGACCACCATCTTTTACATATGCAAGAAGAACTCATTCGGATTTGGAAAGCTGGTGGAAAAGAAACCTTCGAGATGTTAAAGAATACTTTGAGTTTGCAAAGAAATATTAAAAACATCAAATATGCAATTCGTAATATTGTAAGGATTGTCAAAGCACTCAAATATTATTCACACTTGGGGCAAGCATCTTATTCTGAATCTGACCTTCACGAAGGATTAGAAAATACACTCGTGATTATGCAAAACCAAATCAAACACGGTGTCGAAATTGAAAGAGCCTACGGAACCATTCCACCGGTTCGATGTAATATCGATGAACTGAACCAAGTTTGGACAAACCTAATCACCAATGCCATCCATGCGATGAAAACAGTGGAACATCCAAAACTTACCATCTCCTCTAAAATGATTGGAGAAGATTATGTATTAATTAGTTTTGAAGACAATGGATCAGGAATTCCTACAGAGATAAAAGATAAAATTTGGGATCCGTTTTTTACAACGAAAGACCAAGGAGAAGGTACGGGGCTTGGTCTTGGGATTGTGAAAGGTATTATCGAAAAACACAAAGGAAGAATTGAAGTGGAATCGGCACCAGGACGAACTCTTTTTATGATATATCTACCGTTAGTTGGCCCTGGAGATGTTCCAAGTATCCCGAAAGAAATCTTTCGGGAAATTCGTGGTTAA
- a CDS encoding acyl-CoA desaturase, with protein sequence MTTQAEIKTKAPIDWVTMIFLLTYPLVGIFGTLYLYLYDSIHLATWGLFVFYFFATGMGITVGYHRLFSHKAYDAKTPVKLWLLLFGAAAFQSTALEWSEDHRIHHRFVDTDKDPYSIKKGFWFAHIGWLFRKRKYNQNGVQDLVNDPLVLWQHKHFYSISIFMCFFLPGLITMLWGSFFEGFFVAGFLRLFVVHQFTFFINSACHVWGERTFSKEQTARDNWIIAFFTFGEGFHNFHHEFQSDYRNGIRWFDYDPSKWMIKGLSYLGLTYNLKKVSEEKILQKTMFLKEKETLHKYSNVSEDKLRTWAEQLEKLREKTLLDYQNWKQAKQTANENEAGVFRRNFEQTKENWEKLLGKPLFS encoded by the coding sequence ATGACGACACAAGCTGAAATCAAAACCAAAGCACCGATTGATTGGGTGACTATGATCTTTTTACTCACCTATCCACTGGTAGGAATCTTTGGAACCCTTTATTTATATCTTTATGATTCCATTCATTTGGCGACATGGGGATTGTTTGTTTTTTATTTTTTCGCAACTGGAATGGGAATCACAGTGGGTTATCACAGACTTTTTTCTCATAAAGCCTATGATGCAAAAACTCCCGTCAAACTTTGGTTACTCCTTTTTGGGGCAGCGGCGTTTCAATCAACAGCTCTCGAATGGAGTGAAGACCACCGCATCCACCATCGTTTTGTAGACACTGACAAAGATCCTTATTCCATCAAAAAGGGATTTTGGTTTGCGCATATTGGTTGGTTGTTCCGCAAAAGAAAGTATAACCAAAATGGAGTTCAAGATTTGGTAAATGACCCACTCGTACTGTGGCAACATAAACATTTTTATTCTATTTCTATCTTTATGTGTTTTTTTCTCCCAGGTCTTATCACAATGTTATGGGGTTCTTTTTTCGAAGGATTTTTTGTCGCGGGTTTCCTTCGACTGTTTGTGGTTCACCAATTTACTTTTTTTATCAACAGTGCCTGCCATGTTTGGGGAGAACGTACATTCTCTAAAGAACAAACTGCAAGAGACAATTGGATCATCGCCTTTTTTACGTTTGGTGAAGGTTTTCATAACTTCCACCATGAATTTCAATCAGATTATCGAAATGGAATTCGTTGGTTTGACTACGATCCCTCGAAATGGATGATAAAAGGTCTTTCTTATTTGGGGCTAACTTATAATTTAAAAAAAGTTTCTGAAGAAAAAATCTTACAAAAAACAATGTTTTTAAAAGAAAAAGAAACTCTTCATAAGTATTCTAATGTAAGTGAAGACAAACTTCGCACTTGGGCAGAACAATTAGAAAAACTTAGAGAAAAAACCTTGTTAGATTACCAAAACTGGAAACAAGCTAAACAAACTGCAAACGAAAACGAAGCCGGTGTTTTCAGAAGAAACTTTGAACAAACAAAAGAAAACTGGGAAAAACTTCTAGGAAAACCTCTTTTTTCTTAA
- a CDS encoding LBF_2804 family protein: MSTERYKPGFLEQWGRKVLISIQANAKKPLDSGQSFAIHSRTLLLWGLFWSFWIGFLPSIGFVYFSADLPPLKVWNQETFVLSALIKFAFLLVFATLLEFYLLFRLGFYLSFRMAQYADIELAEEPELITPIPGMMARLVLEIPDPRIRLYGIDPYKHLNERALFFRTVLYKSKVFLSNIFAKLLLKVCLGRTGLRFLIEYISGPVTGIWDSLTTYWILYELRKRIITRKLSDAIMLKIKSKQRNEIFLESSVRAVALSIVFTKTFHPNFEYLLFGLLGLLPHRDNLQNLDDWNLFVDSFQKLSIKEQKWPIAIFALCSSFDGTLNKEELQAFEEITDLSPTWLLDRVRHLSETIKKGELAESLLWMEKILPEEPIL, encoded by the coding sequence ATGAGTACAGAACGTTACAAACCAGGTTTTTTAGAGCAATGGGGACGCAAGGTTCTAATTTCTATCCAGGCAAATGCGAAAAAACCCTTAGATTCAGGCCAAAGTTTTGCCATTCATTCCCGAACCTTATTACTTTGGGGTTTGTTTTGGTCTTTTTGGATTGGTTTTTTGCCTTCCATAGGTTTTGTTTATTTCTCTGCCGATCTTCCGCCTTTAAAAGTTTGGAATCAGGAAACCTTCGTTTTGTCTGCCTTAATTAAGTTTGCCTTTCTTTTGGTATTTGCCACCCTCCTCGAATTTTACCTACTTTTTAGGTTAGGATTTTATCTATCATTTCGAATGGCACAATATGCGGACATTGAACTGGCCGAGGAACCAGAACTCATTACGCCGATCCCAGGAATGATGGCACGTTTGGTTTTAGAAATTCCAGACCCAAGAATCCGATTGTACGGTATTGATCCTTACAAACATTTAAACGAACGTGCTTTATTCTTTCGGACTGTTTTATACAAAAGCAAAGTTTTCCTTTCCAATATCTTCGCCAAACTTTTATTAAAGGTTTGTTTAGGAAGAACGGGACTTCGATTTTTAATTGAATATATTTCAGGTCCAGTGACAGGGATTTGGGATAGCTTAACCACCTATTGGATTTTATATGAGCTACGCAAACGGATCATCACAAGAAAGTTATCCGATGCCATAATGTTAAAAATCAAATCCAAACAAAGAAATGAAATCTTTTTAGAATCCAGTGTTCGTGCAGTGGCACTTTCCATTGTTTTTACAAAAACGTTTCATCCTAACTTTGAATATTTGTTATTTGGACTCCTTGGATTATTGCCCCATAGAGATAATTTACAAAATTTAGACGATTGGAATTTGTTTGTGGATTCCTTTCAAAAGTTATCTATCAAAGAACAAAAATGGCCTATCGCTATATTTGCCCTTTGTTCTTCCTTTGATGGAACTTTGAATAAAGAAGAATTACAAGCATTTGAAGAGATCACCGATCTTTCTCCAACTTGGCTTTTGGACCGAGTCCGTCATCTCAGTGAAACCATCAAAAAAGGTGAACTTGCGGAATCTTTGCTTTGGATGGAAAAAATCCTTCCCGAAGAACCGATTCTCTGA
- the tpx gene encoding thiol peroxidase, whose translation MAQVTLKGNPVPLEGNLPKPGDKAPDFKVAKQDLGDLTLKDLAGKVKILVAVPSLDTAVCALETKKFNERAAKEDGITTLIISGDLPFAMKRFCSTEGIDSENLITGSQFKDFSFSKNYGTHIAGGPLAGLSARAVFVVDKDDIIRYTELVPEIGSEPNYDTVLAEAKKLV comes from the coding sequence ATGGCACAAGTAACACTCAAAGGAAATCCCGTCCCCCTCGAAGGAAACCTTCCCAAACCAGGAGATAAAGCTCCCGATTTCAAAGTCGCCAAACAAGACCTAGGTGACCTTACATTAAAAGACCTAGCAGGAAAGGTAAAAATCCTTGTTGCAGTTCCGAGTTTGGATACAGCAGTTTGTGCTCTCGAAACTAAAAAGTTTAACGAAAGAGCAGCCAAAGAAGATGGAATTACAACTCTCATCATTTCCGGCGACTTACCGTTTGCAATGAAACGTTTTTGTTCCACAGAAGGAATCGATTCTGAAAACTTAATCACAGGTTCACAGTTCAAAGATTTTTCTTTTTCCAAAAATTACGGAACTCATATTGCTGGAGGCCCATTGGCAGGACTTTCCGCACGAGCCGTATTTGTTGTGGATAAAGACGATATCATCCGTTATACGGAACTTGTACCGGAAATCGGAAGTGAACCGAATTACGATACAGTTCTTGCGGAAGCTAAGAAATTGGTTTAG
- a CDS encoding ATP-binding protein, with protein MKLKIENFGIFSKKEFPIQKVTVFTGPNESGKTTILDAFVSALVKVVGSTKYGALLNARYKADRNSDLGIPKLSLSQNLYLNSLVIREGNMDVGSEKELISTIEQTIFDSGYNPSQLKEQVEQLSAKSGTRKSAKDWNLALVELNAAKQKFDSSESTLNRISAQFVDLPQLETERQKIKQELSNSNAEQTKLQSKLVDLKEAEQHNEADRVYSQLLQWETIESQSKQEEKILKSGWDQKSKQLDGEIKSFEQKQNLSKERLSDLESKLESSSNQKKQIELKSKKLESYFDFFETWKQMVRKFQEESPVIQKISWKPYYKSLAIVSGISGLFSLILSFFSDLGVWIYFLPILFLGALLFFVLSPKDIQTERDEAKWNQMVRRIATEMETKTLGEWKPDSPSMESLSLSFQRYEREYTKQKLEFENMVTAITNLEEEVSRLRIEDKKLGESISEKEKELASVWRDAGVQSLSELSELYVQIRLKAEKLRTLEETLKLESKKWGTQDLSELKLKLKDKLVDWEKKGISKLFSSEDRTTKQRLENEIQSLTEKIRNLERTLVELEKKLETGKAVLESQMVPAQKEWEQSKRDLETKEKRKNDLDINFQALEVLSEVFSEMQAESTDKMSSLVKSLQTRMDALKGTLQTKQIKWNGFSDDIQISAGPTEENLVFGNLSTGTKEQISYVLRLEYAFRIGKQFNLPYLLLDEPFRHMDVTRRDAALTYTLQCISSAEEDWKVVFFSFDGELVSKIKELAEGFALPCQIHDLTKPIS; from the coding sequence ATGAAACTAAAAATAGAAAACTTCGGTATATTTTCCAAAAAAGAATTTCCTATTCAAAAAGTGACCGTATTTACAGGGCCAAACGAATCAGGAAAAACAACGATCCTGGATGCTTTTGTATCAGCACTTGTCAAAGTAGTAGGAAGTACCAAGTATGGTGCACTTCTCAATGCTAGATACAAAGCGGATAGAAATTCTGATTTAGGTATTCCAAAACTTTCCCTTTCTCAAAATTTATATTTAAACTCTCTTGTGATTAGGGAAGGGAATATGGATGTGGGATCAGAAAAAGAACTGATCAGTACCATCGAACAAACCATATTTGATAGCGGATACAACCCTTCCCAACTGAAAGAACAAGTAGAACAACTTTCCGCTAAATCGGGGACGAGGAAATCAGCCAAAGATTGGAATTTGGCTTTGGTTGAATTAAATGCCGCCAAACAAAAGTTTGATTCCTCTGAGTCCACTTTAAATAGGATTTCAGCCCAATTTGTTGATTTACCGCAATTAGAGACGGAACGTCAAAAAATAAAACAAGAATTGTCGAATTCCAATGCGGAACAAACCAAATTACAATCGAAACTTGTAGATTTGAAAGAAGCCGAACAACATAATGAAGCAGATCGTGTTTATAGCCAACTATTACAATGGGAAACAATAGAGTCGCAGTCCAAACAAGAAGAGAAAATTCTTAAATCAGGTTGGGATCAAAAATCAAAACAGTTAGATGGCGAAATCAAATCCTTTGAACAAAAACAAAATTTATCCAAAGAGAGACTTTCTGATTTAGAATCCAAATTAGAATCTTCTTCAAACCAAAAAAAACAGATCGAACTAAAATCAAAAAAGTTAGAATCCTATTTTGATTTTTTTGAAACTTGGAAACAAATGGTTCGGAAGTTTCAGGAAGAATCTCCTGTGATTCAAAAAATATCTTGGAAACCATATTACAAAAGTTTGGCTATTGTTTCGGGTATTTCTGGTTTATTTTCTCTCATACTTTCTTTTTTTTCTGATTTAGGAGTTTGGATTTACTTCCTCCCCATTTTGTTTTTAGGAGCTTTGCTATTTTTTGTTTTAAGTCCTAAAGACATTCAAACGGAACGGGATGAAGCCAAGTGGAATCAAATGGTTCGCCGGATTGCAACCGAAATGGAAACTAAAACTTTAGGAGAATGGAAACCCGATTCTCCAAGTATGGAATCATTGTCTCTAAGTTTTCAAAGGTATGAAAGGGAATATACAAAACAGAAACTAGAATTTGAAAACATGGTGACTGCGATCACAAATCTCGAAGAAGAAGTTTCAAGATTGCGAATCGAAGATAAAAAACTAGGTGAATCCATTTCAGAAAAAGAGAAGGAATTGGCTAGTGTATGGCGAGATGCGGGAGTTCAGTCTTTATCAGAACTTTCTGAATTGTATGTTCAAATCCGTTTGAAAGCGGAGAAGTTACGAACTCTCGAAGAAACGTTAAAACTTGAATCTAAAAAGTGGGGAACACAAGATTTAAGTGAGTTAAAACTGAAACTGAAGGACAAACTTGTCGATTGGGAGAAAAAAGGGATCTCAAAATTATTTTCTTCTGAAGATAGAACCACCAAACAGAGATTAGAAAATGAAATTCAATCGCTAACGGAAAAAATCCGTAATTTAGAAAGAACCTTAGTGGAGTTGGAAAAAAAATTAGAGACAGGAAAAGCTGTCTTGGAATCGCAAATGGTTCCAGCACAAAAAGAATGGGAACAATCAAAACGCGATTTAGAAACCAAAGAAAAAAGAAAAAACGATTTAGATATTAACTTCCAAGCATTAGAAGTTTTGTCTGAAGTTTTCTCTGAGATGCAAGCAGAGAGTACGGATAAAATGTCCTCACTTGTGAAATCTTTGCAAACTAGAATGGATGCTTTAAAAGGAACTCTGCAAACAAAACAAATCAAATGGAATGGATTTTCGGATGATATCCAAATCAGCGCCGGTCCGACAGAAGAAAATTTGGTATTTGGAAATCTTTCTACTGGAACCAAAGAACAAATTTCCTACGTATTGCGTTTGGAATATGCATTTCGGATCGGTAAACAATTTAATTTACCCTATCTCTTGTTAGATGAACCTTTTCGTCATATGGACGTTACTAGAAGGGATGCGGCACTTACATACACACTACAATGTATATCTAGTGCGGAAGAGGATTGGAAGGTAGTATTTTTTAGTTTTGATGGAGAACTAGTATCCAAAATCAAAGAACTGGCAGAGGGGTTTGCTCTCCCCTGCCAAATTCATGATTTGACTAAACCAATTTCTTAG